Part of the Chloracidobacterium thermophilum B genome is shown below.
GGACACCGAATCTGCTGTATGAAAGCCAGTGTGCTGGGGTTCGTTCTGTGAACAGCCGATGAACAGGTCATCTGTAATGAGGGCGGAACAGCTTGGACAACGCTACGCCGGCGACTGCGCGTATCAGGCCGTGGGGAACTCCGTGGTAATTCACGCCGACTGCCTGGAGTGGATGCGTCGCGTGCCGGGCGAATGTTTCCATGCCATTGTCACCGATCTGCACCTATGGACTGAGATAGCGTATGACCCGGAACCGTTGGCCAAATGCTCCAACAGTCACAGCGGTATCTGGCGCATCCCACCTTGATGGCCATACACGCGCACTGCTTCCGCGCTTCACGGCCCTGAACGGGAAGGAGCGGGAGCAATTGAAGTGTATTTTCAGGAGTGGGTAACGCTTGCTCTGCGGGTCCTGTACCCAGGCGGGCATCTTTTTCTTGCCTCCAATGTCTTTCTGTCGCAAACCGTTTTTGCGGCTCTGGTGCGCGCCGGCCTGGAGTTTCGGGGGCAGGTCATCCGGTTGGTGAGAACCCTGTGGGGTGGGGACAAGCCCAAAAATGCCGAAGAGGAGTTTCCCGATGTCTGTTCCATGCCGCGTGGGTGTTACGAACCCTAGGGCATCTTCCGCAAGCCACTACCTAAAGGCATGACCGTCAGCGAGTGCCTGCGACAGTTTCAGACCGGCGGCTTGCGGCGCAAGCCCGATGGCAATCCTTTCGAGGACGTCATTGAAAGTGAACGCACGCCACGAAAAGAACGGATGCTGGCCAATCATCCGAGCCTGAAACCGCAATCTTTTCTGCGCCAGCTTGTGTATGCTCCTTTGCCGCTTGGCGAAGGCATTCTTCTTGACCCTTTTATGGGTTCAAGCTCCACGATTGCGACTGCCGGGGTGGTTGGATATTCTACCCTTGGTATCGAGAAAAATCCGGGTTACTACTACAGCAAGTAGCAAAATGAACACCACAGGCAGAATTAAGGGCATTACTTACAGATTCTTTCTTGTAGAAAGTTTACAAGAAATCAGAATTGCAGAGTTTGACATTAGCAATACTCCTCCTGCCTGCATTATCAAAGATGATACACACACTTTTGCGGTTTCAAAATGGGTTTCGCCAAAACGTACCCGCTCTTATCCGTTTGAGAGAGTTTACAACACATTGGCTTACCCGAAAAGGGTAACAGTGATTCCAGTAATCAAGGATGAAGGTGCAGTAGGTGATAGAGATTTTATCCAATGGGATACAATATCACTGATGAGTTTACTTGACGTGTTTGTTGTGCTCGCTTATTACGATAAAGCAAAAAAGGAGGGTGAGAAAATAACCAGTCAGCAGTTTGACAATGAATATATATTAACAAAAATCAGAGAAATAAAACAATACCGTAGTTCAGCTTTACATTGGAACTTGAAAGAACTAAAAGTTAATTTGGAAAGTATTATAGAAAAGGTACAAGCTGCCTACAATAAGATTGAAAAAGAAACAGGAGTCAAGCTCCACAGCTCCAATGGAATAGCAAAATTCAAAGATTAAGATCAGGCAGGATATATCGCAATATATGAAATCTTCAAGGGAAAACGCACAAAAAGCGCAAATGAGAGAATATGCTACTGTTCAGCCGAAAGAAAAATTGTCAAACTTTACAAAGGCAAAACTAACTATTGAAGATTACCTAGGTGGGCAGTATTTTCTTACTGTGGATGAGGTTCAGCCAGGTAAAACTGTTTCATTGATTGAGGCAAAGCACAGTAAAAATACTTTGATACCCAGTAAGAGCGACATCAAGGACGGATTATTGAAGATGGTTTTATATTCCAATCTTTCCGACACAAAGGTGAATGGGGCGAATGTCGTATGTAACCCAACCTTGAAGTTGACATCTGAAAAATTAAGTGGCTACATTAGTTCTAAGTCCTCAGAAGAAGAACTCAAAAATTTCTTCAGCGCGAATCGTCTCAATGAGACGTAAAAAAGATTGATAGAGCAACTCTTCTTAGAAGCAAAAAGTAATAATTTTGAGGTAAAAGTGCAAGAAGCCAATGATCGGAAGTCCACTTAGATACCCAGGAGGTAAAAGCCGCGCAGTAAACTTGATCGCCTCGCTTGTGCCTCAATTCGAAGAATACCGTGAACCATTTCTCGGCGGGGGATCTGTATTTATCTATCTCAAGCAAAAATTTCCGAACAGAAAATTTTGGGTTAATGACTTGCACCTTCCACTTTTTAAATTTTGGAAGATGTGCGAATCTGACGTGGAATGCATAATCAAAAAAGTCTATGAATGGCGCGAGCAATTCCAAGAAGGTAAAGACTTACATAGATTTCTCGTCAGCAATACTTCTGCATTTGATGACATTGAAACTGCTGCTGCATTTTTTATTCTCAATCGCATGACATTTTCTGGAACAAGTGAAAGTGGTGGGTACAGCGAACAAGCATTTCGAGGAAGATTTACTGAAAGTAGTATTCATCGATTGAAAAAGTTTGCAGAGGTCATTAAGGGAACAAAGATCACTAATGAAGATTTCCAAAAAGTTGTTGGGCAGGAAGGTAAAAATGTGTTTCTTTTTCTTGATCCGCCCTACTATTCCGCAACTAAATCTGCATTGTATGGTAAGAATGGAAACTTACACAAATGCTTTGACCATGTTCGTTTTGCCGAGACGATGAAAAGGTGCCGCCACGATTGGCTCATCACGTATGATGATAGCGAGTACATCAGAGAACTCTTTTCATTTGCGACAATCTTGACTTGGGATTTGAAATACGGAATGCGTAATGTTACCCCTCACTCCAATCAGACGGGCAAGGAACTCTTTATTTCAAACTATTTGACTAAGCTGCACGAAAGGAATTTGCAAGAGAAACAACTAAGTTTTCTGTGGTAGAACGTCATAGCAAGAATAATCCAGGTCTTCCGCTGGAAAACTTGCTATGTTTGATATGGTAATACGCTTATTAGTGATGAAGCTCGTGGTAGCTTATTTCAAAATGTATCAGATGAACAGGTAATCTGAATGACTGCGGAACAGCTTGGACAACGCTACGCCGGCGACTGCGCGTATCAGGCCGTGGGGAACTCCGTGGTAATTCACGCCGACTGCCTGGAGTGGATGCGTCGCGTGCCGGGCGAATGTTTCCATGCCATCGTCACCGATCCGCCATACGGGCTGAAAGAGTATGACCCGGAACAGTTGGCCAAACGCTCAAACGGTCACGGCGGTATCTGGCGCATCCCACCTTCCTTTGATGGGCACACCCGATCACCGCTCCCGCGCTTCACGGCCCTGAACGGGAAGGAGCGGGAACAAATCGAAGTGTATTTTCAGGAGTGGGCAATGCTTGCCCTGCGGGTCCTGTACCCAGGCGGGCATCTTTTTCTTGCCTCCAATGTCTTTCTGTCGCAAACCGTTTTTGCGGCTCTGGTGCGCGCCGGCCTGGAGTTTCGGGGGCAGGTCATCCGGTTGGTGAGAACCCTGCGGGGCGGGGACAAGCCCAAAAATGCCGAAGAGGAGTTTCCCGATGTCTGTTCCATGCCGCGTGGGTGTTACGAACCCTGGGGCATCTTCCGCAAGCCACTACCTAAAGGCATGACCGTCAGCGAGTGCCTGCGACAGTTTCAGACCGGCGGCTTGCGGCGCAAGCCCGATGGCAATCCTTTCGAGGACGTCATTGAAAGTGAACGCACGCCACGAAAAGAACGGATGCTGGCCAATCATCCGAGCCTGAAACCGCAATCTTTTCTGCGCCAGCTTGTGTATGCTTCTTTGCCGCTTGGCGAAGGCATTCTTCTTGACCCTTTTATGGGTTCAGGCTCCACGATTGCGGCTGCCGAGGCAGTTGGGTATTCTGCCCTCGGTATCGAGAAAAACCCGGATTACTACCACTTAAGCCTGACGTCCATACCGGCTTTATCGGCACTTGACGTCAAGGAAAATCAAATGTCTCTTCAGTTGCCCTAAGTCCGGTATATCCAGTTTTGCTTCATCTTCTCAAGTCCACTTTTGTTGACGCTGGCTGTTATCGTCCGACGGCTCGTGGCTGAGCGGCCGGAAAAATTCCAGTCTTGCTTGTCAAGTTTGGCCCCATAAACCGCCTTGAACTGAAAAGGCTTGGGTTGCGTGACCTTCTCATTGGGTGAGTTGCAATCAATCTGAAATACCAGAAGCCAAACGGATTCAGGATTATGTCCCTGCCAACCACTTGAGTATTTTGAAGCCTTTACTTCTATGCCCTCGTCTGTGTGAAGAACGGCATTTTGGGGGAAAATTCCTGTTGGAATCAGGTCTGGATGCCCATTGTGGTGTTGATTCTTTACCAGTTGCGTGCAGTAGAAGGGAATTCTGTAAACGATGTACTCTCCAACCAAACTACTGAAGGTTGCTGGCATAAGAAGACATTCGAGGCGGGGTATCCCTTTTGAGTAAAGCTGCCTGTTGACAAAGCCCAGAAAGTCCAGAAAGTCATTCATGGCCTGGTGCAGTTGATTGAGTTGCAAGCCATACGGAAGTGTGGACTTTTGGTTGAAGCCGCCTGGATTCACCGGGACAGGTGTGCAGACGGCAGCAGTATCCAACATAGCGGCAGGTCTTCTTATCCGGCGAGTAGCGCCAGCAGCCCGGCTTCGTCCAGAAGGGGAATGCCCAGCGCCTCAGCCTTGGCCAGCTTCGAGCCGGGATTTTCACCCACCACAACATAATCCGTCTTCTTGCTGACGGCGCTCGTCACCCGTCCGCCAGCCGCCTCGATGCGCGCTGTCGCTTCCTCCCGCGTCAGGTTGGGCAGAGTTCCCGTCAGTACGAACTGCTTGCCTGCCAGCCGCGCCGTCGTACCCGCACCGGACGAGTCCAGCCGGGTCACAACCCCGGCCGCTTCCAGCCGTGCCACCGTCTGCTGATGCCGGGCATCGGCAAACCACTGACGGATGTGCGCGGCTGTGGCCGGACCGATGTCCCGTACGGCCACCAGTTCCGCCTCCGAAGCTGCCGCCAGCGCCGCCAGCGAGCCGAAGTGCTGCGCCAGCAGTTGCGCCTTGCGGCGACCGACATCGGGAATCCCCAGGGCAAAGATGAGCCGCTCCAACCCGGCCGTCTTGCTGCGTTCAAGCTGGGCCATGAGATTGGCTGCCGACTTCTCCCCCAACCGCTCCAGTGCCGCGACCTGTTCGGCCGTCAGGGCGTAGAGATCGGCAACGTCCGTCACGAGGCCCTCCCGTACCAGCTTGTCCACGAGCACTTCGCCCAGCCCTTCGATGTCCATCGCCGGACGGCTGGCAAAATGCTGTACCTGCTGCCGCAGCTTGGTCGGGCAGTGCATTTCGGGGCACCGCCACGCCACCTCACCTTCCGGGCGCACCAGCCGGACCTGCCGCTCCGGGCAGCCCGGACAGTATTCCGGGACACCAACCGGCACCTCGGCCCCCGTGCGCGCCGCCGTGACCACGCCCACAACCTGCGGAATGATGTCGCCGCTTTTTTCGACGATGACCAGATCGCCCTGCCGTACATCAAGCCGCTGAATCTGGTCTTCATTGTGCAGGGAAGCGCGCGCCACAGTCGTCCCGGCTACAAAAACCGGTTCAAGTTCGGCCACCGGCGTCAGCGTGCCCAGACGGCCGACCTGCCACGTCACGCCGCGCAGGCGGGTCTGGGCCTGCATCGGCGCAAATTTGTAGGCAACCGCCCAGCGTGGCGCTTTGGCTGTCGCGCCCAACTCGTCCTGAACACGCACCGGGTTGATTTTCACCACCACGCCGTCGGTGTCATAGTCGCGCGCCATCCGCTGGCTTTCCATTTCGGCGCAGTACGCCAGCACCTCATCGAGCGTCGCACAACGCCGGGCGTGAGGATTGACCGGAAAACCCGCCTGGCGCAGCCATTCAAGGCTTTCCCAGTGCGTGGCAAAGGGTTTGACGCCGTCGGCAAACAATTCATAGCAGAACATCGCCAGCCGCCGACTGGCAACCACCCGTGAGTCCAGCAGCTTCATCGTGCCGGCGGCAGCGTTCCGGGGATTGACGAAGGTTTTTTCGCCTTCGGCTTCAAGGTCGGCATTAAGCCGCCGGAACGCCGAAAGAGGCAGATAGACCTCGCCCCGTACTTCGATGTCAGCCGCCAGCGGCTGCGCCAGACGCAGGGGAATCTGTCGGATCGTACGGGCATTTTCCGTCACCAGATCGCCGGTCAGCCCATCGCCACGGGTAATGGCTTCCGTCAGTAGCCCATCGGTGTAGCGCAGCGCCAGGCTGATGCCGTCAATTTTGAGTTCGGCCACGTAGTCAAATGGCCCGTCATAGGTGCGCCGGCAGCGCGCTTCCCATTCGCGCAGTTCGTCAGGCGAATAGACGTTATCCAGCGACAGCATGCGAATCCGGTGCGGTACGGAGGCAAAGCCTTCGCTGGGGCGTCCGCCAATCCGCTGCGTCGGACTATCGGGCGTAATGAGGTCGGGAAACTCCGCCTCGATGGCCTGAAGCCGTTTGACGAGCTGATCGTAGTCGTAATCGCTGATGACCGGCGCGTACTGCTGGTAATACAACTCGTCATGACGCGCAATTTCAGCCCGCAGGGCTGCCGCTTCGCGCTCAGCGGCCTGCCGCGTCAATGGCAGAGATTCCGAAAACAGGGTGGGAGCAGCGTCAGACATCGTAGTGGGTTGCGGGCGCAGCGGTCAGTCGTCGGCCAGAAGTTCATCTATGGCCTGCTGCAACTCCGCTTCGGTCAGGGAAGTGACGACAAAAATTTCCTGGACGCCCCCACTGGAACGCGCCTGAAGTTTGAAGCCGCCGACAATCGGCACTGTGACCCGAATCGTCAGAGGCAGCGGGCGGCCCTTGGCCTGTCCCAGGCGTCCCGGCGTCACCGTCTTGACGCCGGGCACTTTGCACAGGCGCGTCAGCACGGGGATGAGTCCCGGAATGTGGGTCGAATGGTTCCACACCAAACGCCCTTCGGCTGCTTCTGAAGACTTTTTCCTGACCATGCCGACGCCTCCCAAAAGAAAGCTGCCAGTGGAGGGCCTTCAATTGCCTGTCCCAGGCCCGTTGCCCGGCCCGGGCAGCCGGCCTGTCACTGTAGCGTCATGGGCTTGGGCTGTTTCGGGTCGCTGTAGTCGTAAAAGCCGCGTCCGGTTTTGCGACCCAGCCAGCCAGCCGCCACCATGCGCGTCAGAAGCGGCGGGGGCGCGAACCGCCGTTCCCGGAAGGCATCGTACATGACATTGGCCACGTTGAGGAGGACATCCAGCCCCACCAGGTCGTTGAGCATCAGCGGCCCCATGGGATGCCCCGCCCCCAACTTCATTGCCTGGTCAATGTCGGCTATCGAGCCGACGCCCTCTTCCAGCGCACGGATGGCGTCGAGGGAGTAGGGCACGAGCAGGCGGTTGACGATAAAGCCCGTCTTGTCCGTAGCCTGAACAGGCGTTTTCCCAATCGCCTGCACAAAGGCCGTGACCTGCTCGGCCACGGCGGCGTCGGTCAGAAACGACCGGACGACTTCCACAAGCGCCATGCGCGGGACGGGATTGAAGAAGTGCAGGCCGAGAAAGCGGGTCTGCCGCGCCGGTGAAACGACACCCGCCATCTGGGTAATCGAGAGCGAGGAGGTGTTGCTGGCAAAGACCGTTTCAGGCCGGCACAACGCATCCAACTGGCGGAACAACGTCTGCTTGGCGGCCAGGTCTTCCACAATAGCCTCGATGATGAGGTCACATCCCGCCAGCGCCGAAAGCTCGGTCGAGCCACGCAGCCGCTGCTGGGCCGCACTTTTGGCTTCATCTTCCAAAAGGCCCTTCTCGACCAGTTTCGACAGGGATGAAACAATCGTCGTAAAACCGCGTTGCAGCCGGTCATCGTCCGTTTCGACCACCACCAC
Proteins encoded:
- a CDS encoding DNA methyltransferase, which gives rise to MTVSECLRQFQTGGLRRKPDGNPFEDVIESERTPRKERMLANHPSLKPQSFLRQLVYAPLPLGEGILLDPFMGSSSTIATAGVVGYSTLGIEKNPGYYYSK
- a CDS encoding 3-hydroxyacyl-CoA dehydrogenase family protein, whose product is MTELRNIGVVGCGTMGAGIAQTVIQAGLDVVVVETDDDRLQRGFTTIVSSLSKLVEKGLLEDEAKSAAQQRLRGSTELSALAGCDLIIEAIVEDLAAKQTLFRQLDALCRPETVFASNTSSLSITQMAGVVSPARQTRFLGLHFFNPVPRMALVEVVRSFLTDAAVAEQVTAFVQAIGKTPVQATDKTGFIVNRLLVPYSLDAIRALEEGVGSIADIDQAMKLGAGHPMGPLMLNDLVGLDVLLNVANVMYDAFRERRFAPPPLLTRMVAAGWLGRKTGRGFYDYSDPKQPKPMTLQ
- a CDS encoding DNA adenine methylase, translated to MIGSPLRYPGGKSRAVNLIASLVPQFEEYREPFLGGGSVFIYLKQKFPNRKFWVNDLHLPLFKFWKMCESDVECIIKKVYEWREQFQEGKDLHRFLVSNTSAFDDIETAAAFFILNRMTFSGTSESGGYSEQAFRGRFTESSIHRLKKFAEVIKGTKITNEDFQKVVGQEGKNVFLFLDPPYYSATKSALYGKNGNLHKCFDHVRFAETMKRCRHDWLITYDDSEYIRELFSFATILTWDLKYGMRNVTPHSNQTGKELFISNYLTKLHERNLQEKQLSFLW
- the ligA gene encoding NAD-dependent DNA ligase LigA, coding for MSDAAPTLFSESLPLTRQAAEREAAALRAEIARHDELYYQQYAPVISDYDYDQLVKRLQAIEAEFPDLITPDSPTQRIGGRPSEGFASVPHRIRMLSLDNVYSPDELREWEARCRRTYDGPFDYVAELKIDGISLALRYTDGLLTEAITRGDGLTGDLVTENARTIRQIPLRLAQPLAADIEVRGEVYLPLSAFRRLNADLEAEGEKTFVNPRNAAAGTMKLLDSRVVASRRLAMFCYELFADGVKPFATHWESLEWLRQAGFPVNPHARRCATLDEVLAYCAEMESQRMARDYDTDGVVVKINPVRVQDELGATAKAPRWAVAYKFAPMQAQTRLRGVTWQVGRLGTLTPVAELEPVFVAGTTVARASLHNEDQIQRLDVRQGDLVIVEKSGDIIPQVVGVVTAARTGAEVPVGVPEYCPGCPERQVRLVRPEGEVAWRCPEMHCPTKLRQQVQHFASRPAMDIEGLGEVLVDKLVREGLVTDVADLYALTAEQVAALERLGEKSAANLMAQLERSKTAGLERLIFALGIPDVGRRKAQLLAQHFGSLAALAAASEAELVAVRDIGPATAAHIRQWFADARHQQTVARLEAAGVVTRLDSSGAGTTARLAGKQFVLTGTLPNLTREEATARIEAAGGRVTSAVSKKTDYVVVGENPGSKLAKAEALGIPLLDEAGLLALLAG
- a CDS encoding DUF2103 domain-containing protein, with translation MVRKKSSEAAEGRLVWNHSTHIPGLIPVLTRLCKVPGVKTVTPGRLGQAKGRPLPLTIRVTVPIVGGFKLQARSSGGVQEIFVVTSLTEAELQQAIDELLADD
- a CDS encoding DNA-methyltransferase, producing the protein MTAEQLGQRYAGDCAYQAVGNSVVIHADCLEWMRRVPGECFHAIVTDPPYGLKEYDPEQLAKRSNGHGGIWRIPPSFDGHTRSPLPRFTALNGKEREQIEVYFQEWAMLALRVLYPGGHLFLASNVFLSQTVFAALVRAGLEFRGQVIRLVRTLRGGDKPKNAEEEFPDVCSMPRGCYEPWGIFRKPLPKGMTVSECLRQFQTGGLRRKPDGNPFEDVIESERTPRKERMLANHPSLKPQSFLRQLVYASLPLGEGILLDPFMGSGSTIAAAEAVGYSALGIEKNPDYYHLSLTSIPALSALDVKENQMSLQLP